A region of Streptomyces sp. R44 DNA encodes the following proteins:
- a CDS encoding acyl-CoA synthetase: MEYNLADLFESVVDVVPDREALVYVDHPGTGAERRLTYAGLDAAANRIAHHLIDAGIRPGEHLGLHLYNGVEYLQTVLACLKARIVPVNVNYRYVEEELVYLYRDADLAALVFDAEFTGRVAAALPQTEKLRHLVRVGTPDEDAPALDCVPFAEAEAAGSPDRGFGPRSPDDLFIIYTGGTTGMPKGVLWRQEDLFFAGLFGGDPSGEPVKRPEELAERVAAGGAGITFFPAPPLMHGTSTLTAFIALNYGQRVVLHRKYVPEEVLRTLEKEKVSSISLVGDAMLRPLVDALRGPLRGTDLSALFSLSSSGAIMSETVRAQLQELMPNVLLLNNFGSTESGSNGRATDDSGPAKGFRLHVNERTQVVDPATRIPVAPGGTGRLAQRGHVPLGYYNDPAKTAETFFERDGVRWVLLGDMATVDEQGVVTVLGRGSQCINTGGEKVYPEEVEQALKSHPDVYDALVAGVPDAKWGNHVAAVVQLRTGAGPLDLEALQTHCRQQLAGYKVPRQLVLTDRIQRSPSGKADYRWARAVAVEADADRRPR, encoded by the coding sequence GTGGAGTACAACCTTGCCGACCTGTTCGAATCGGTCGTCGACGTGGTCCCCGACCGCGAGGCGCTGGTGTACGTCGACCATCCCGGCACGGGCGCGGAGCGGCGGCTCACCTACGCCGGGCTCGACGCCGCCGCCAACCGGATCGCGCACCACCTGATCGACGCGGGCATCCGGCCCGGCGAGCACCTCGGACTCCACCTGTACAACGGCGTCGAGTACCTCCAGACCGTCCTCGCCTGCCTCAAGGCCCGGATCGTGCCGGTCAACGTCAACTACCGGTACGTGGAGGAGGAGCTCGTCTACCTCTACCGGGACGCCGACCTGGCGGCGCTCGTCTTCGACGCCGAGTTCACGGGCCGGGTCGCGGCGGCGCTGCCGCAGACGGAGAAGCTGCGGCACCTCGTGCGGGTGGGGACCCCGGACGAGGACGCCCCGGCGCTCGACTGCGTGCCGTTCGCGGAGGCGGAGGCCGCCGGGTCACCCGACCGCGGCTTCGGCCCCCGCTCCCCCGACGACCTGTTCATCATCTACACCGGCGGCACGACCGGCATGCCCAAGGGCGTGCTGTGGCGCCAGGAGGACCTGTTCTTCGCGGGCCTCTTCGGCGGCGACCCCTCGGGCGAGCCGGTGAAGCGGCCCGAGGAGCTGGCGGAGCGGGTCGCGGCCGGCGGCGCCGGCATCACCTTCTTCCCCGCGCCGCCGCTGATGCACGGGACGTCCACCCTCACCGCGTTCATCGCCCTCAACTACGGGCAGCGGGTGGTGCTGCACCGCAAGTACGTGCCCGAGGAGGTGCTGCGCACCCTGGAGAAGGAGAAGGTCTCCAGCATCTCCCTGGTGGGGGACGCGATGCTGCGCCCGCTCGTCGACGCGCTGCGCGGACCGCTCAGGGGCACCGACCTCTCGGCGCTCTTCAGCCTCTCCTCGTCCGGCGCGATCATGTCGGAGACGGTACGGGCCCAGCTCCAGGAGCTGATGCCGAACGTCCTGCTGCTCAACAACTTCGGCTCCACCGAGTCCGGTTCCAACGGGCGCGCCACCGACGACTCCGGCCCGGCCAAGGGCTTCCGGCTGCACGTCAACGAACGCACCCAGGTCGTCGACCCGGCCACCCGGATCCCCGTCGCACCGGGCGGGACCGGCCGCCTCGCCCAGCGCGGCCACGTCCCGCTCGGCTACTACAACGACCCGGCCAAGACCGCCGAGACCTTCTTCGAGCGGGACGGGGTGCGGTGGGTACTGCTCGGCGACATGGCGACCGTGGACGAGCAGGGCGTCGTGACCGTCCTGGGCCGCGGCTCGCAGTGCATCAACACGGGCGGCGAGAAGGTCTACCCGGAAGAGGTGGAACAGGCCCTGAAGTCCCACCCCGACGTGTACGACGCCCTGGTCGCCGGTGTGCCGGACGCGAAGTGGGGCAACCACGTGGCCGCCGTCGTCCAGCTCCGGACCGGGGCCGGGCCACTGGACCTGGAGGCCCTCCAGACCCACTGCCGCCAACAGCTGGCGGGCTACAAGGTCCCCCGCCAGCTGGTCCTCACCGACCGCATCCAGCGCTCGCCCAGCGGCAAGGCGGACTACCGCTGGGCCCGCGCGGTGGCGGTGGAGGCGGACGCGGATCGCCGCCCGAGGTGA
- a CDS encoding alpha/beta fold hydrolase, with protein MPTITTYDGTELAYRVQGEGEPLICLAGGPMRDAGYLGDLGGLAAHRSLVLLDARGTGASAEPADPGTYRCDRQVGDVEALRVHLGLERIDLLGHSAGGNLAVLYAAAHPERIRSLVLVTSLGRALGVGTTDEEWDKAVEVFADRPWYPEARAALDTIGPDTPLRRVHEIAAPFAYGRWDAAAQEHAAANGRETNWDAASAYHGEGAYDPEPTRRALGALTAPVLILAGEYDASPTPAKAAEAAALFPHAELVVQPGAGHFPWVDDADAFVRPLAAFLDPDVSTVTVDGVRIAYRVAGPEDARPVVLVHGRGNDSTTWTEIGADLAADHRVYAVDLRGHGLSDRPGAYGFEDFRDELGGFLKALGLTGATVVAHSMGAAAAYLLAQRAPGLVGRLVLEEAPAFVPLDPPRPVAERPEGPLPFDWGIVTTTDAELNAPDPAWREELSAITAPTLVLAGGPTSHVPQDQLSVLAAAIPDARLVTIETGHLIHNARPAEFLAAIREFGL; from the coding sequence ATGCCGACGATCACCACATATGACGGGACCGAACTCGCCTACCGCGTCCAGGGGGAGGGGGAACCGCTGATCTGCCTGGCCGGCGGACCGATGCGTGACGCCGGTTACCTCGGGGACCTCGGCGGGCTCGCCGCCCACCGCTCCCTCGTCCTCCTCGACGCCCGCGGCACCGGCGCGAGCGCGGAACCCGCCGACCCCGGCACGTACCGCTGCGACCGCCAGGTCGGCGACGTCGAGGCGCTCCGCGTCCATCTCGGCCTGGAGCGGATCGACCTCCTCGGCCACTCGGCGGGCGGAAACCTCGCCGTCCTCTACGCCGCCGCCCACCCCGAGCGGATCCGTTCCCTCGTCCTCGTCACCTCCCTCGGGCGCGCCCTCGGCGTCGGGACCACCGACGAGGAATGGGACAAGGCCGTCGAGGTCTTCGCCGACCGGCCCTGGTACCCGGAGGCCAGGGCCGCGCTGGACACGATCGGCCCTGACACCCCGCTGCGGCGCGTCCACGAGATCGCCGCCCCCTTCGCGTACGGCCGCTGGGACGCAGCCGCCCAGGAGCACGCGGCGGCCAACGGGCGCGAGACCAACTGGGACGCCGCCTCCGCCTACCACGGCGAGGGCGCCTACGACCCGGAGCCGACCCGCCGAGCGCTCGGCGCGCTCACCGCACCCGTCCTGATCCTGGCGGGCGAGTACGACGCGAGCCCGACGCCCGCCAAGGCGGCCGAGGCCGCGGCCCTCTTCCCGCACGCGGAGCTCGTCGTCCAGCCGGGCGCCGGACACTTCCCCTGGGTCGACGACGCCGACGCCTTCGTCCGCCCGCTCGCCGCCTTCCTCGACCCCGACGTCTCCACGGTCACCGTGGACGGCGTACGGATCGCCTACCGGGTCGCCGGACCCGAGGACGCCCGGCCCGTCGTCCTGGTCCACGGCCGCGGCAACGACAGCACGACCTGGACGGAGATCGGCGCGGACCTGGCCGCCGACCACCGGGTGTACGCGGTGGACCTGCGCGGCCACGGACTCAGCGACCGCCCCGGCGCCTACGGCTTCGAGGACTTCCGCGACGAACTCGGCGGCTTCCTCAAGGCGCTCGGCCTCACCGGTGCCACCGTCGTCGCCCACTCGATGGGCGCCGCCGCCGCGTACCTCCTCGCCCAGCGCGCCCCCGGGCTCGTCGGCCGCCTCGTCCTTGAGGAGGCTCCGGCCTTCGTCCCCCTCGACCCGCCGCGCCCGGTGGCCGAGCGCCCCGAGGGGCCCCTGCCCTTCGACTGGGGCATCGTCACGACCACCGACGCCGAGCTCAACGCCCCGGACCCGGCCTGGCGCGAAGAACTCTCCGCGATCACGGCCCCCACCCTCGTCCTCGCCGGCGGTCCGACCAGCCACGTCCCCCAGGACCAGCTCTCCGTCCTCGCCGCCGCCATCCCCGACGCCCGCCTCGTCACGATCGAGACGGGCCACCTCATCCACAACGCCCGCCCGGCCGAATTCCTGGCCGCGATCCGGGAGTTCGGGCTCTAG
- a CDS encoding pentapeptide repeat-containing protein, whose translation MPEIRDSALRGDCANCFGLCCVALPFAKSADFAVNKSSAEPCRNLQEDFRCGIHTRLRPSGFQGCTVYDCFGAGQQVSQVTFGGVSWREAPETARQMYEVFPVVRQLHELLRYLTEALALRTARPVHGELRAALARVEELTGATPDALEKLDVAAVRAEVNPLLLRTSELVRATAGGRPKSRRGADLIGKRLRGAKLRGTDLRGALLIAADLTGADLSLADLIGADLRDADLSGADLTGALFLTQPQLNSARGNAATRLPEGFDRPAHWTA comes from the coding sequence GTGCCCGAGATCCGGGATTCCGCCCTGCGGGGCGACTGCGCGAACTGCTTCGGTCTGTGCTGCGTGGCGCTGCCCTTCGCCAAGTCGGCGGACTTCGCCGTGAACAAGTCGTCGGCCGAGCCCTGCCGGAACCTCCAGGAGGACTTCCGCTGCGGCATCCACACCCGGCTGCGGCCGAGCGGTTTCCAGGGCTGCACGGTGTACGACTGCTTCGGCGCCGGCCAGCAGGTCTCCCAGGTGACCTTCGGCGGCGTGTCCTGGCGCGAGGCGCCGGAGACGGCCCGGCAGATGTACGAGGTCTTCCCGGTGGTGCGCCAGCTGCACGAGCTACTGCGCTACCTCACGGAGGCCCTGGCGCTGCGGACGGCCCGCCCGGTCCACGGCGAGCTGCGGGCGGCGCTGGCCCGTGTCGAGGAGCTCACCGGGGCCACGCCGGACGCCCTGGAGAAGCTGGACGTGGCCGCGGTCCGCGCCGAGGTCAACCCGCTGCTCCTGCGGACGAGCGAGCTGGTCCGCGCCACGGCCGGCGGCCGTCCGAAGAGCCGGCGCGGGGCGGACCTGATCGGCAAGCGGCTGCGCGGGGCGAAGCTGCGGGGCACGGACCTGCGCGGGGCGCTGCTGATCGCCGCCGACCTGACGGGGGCGGACCTGTCGCTCGCGGACCTGATCGGCGCCGACCTGCGCGACGCCGATCTGTCGGGCGCGGACCTCACCGGCGCGCTCTTCCTGACGCAGCCCCAGCTGAACTCGGCGCGCGGGAACGCCGCGACGCGTCTCCCGGAGGGCTTCGACCGCCCCGCGCACTGGACGGCCTGA
- a CDS encoding zinc-dependent alcohol dehydrogenase family protein, with product MSKARTVRFHEYGGPEVLRIEDLEVGDPGPGEVLLRVEAIGLNRAEALFRSGTYIEPARSFPARIGLEAAGVVEAVGEGVVGFTAGQSVSVVPSFSMNDHGVYAERAIVPASSLVPRPEGLGPVEGAAVWMPYVTAYGGLVEVGGMRAGDTVVLTGASSSVGLAAIRTAHRIGATPVATTRTRAKKDALLKAGAAEVIVTDEEDVAERVRDLTGGRGADLAFDGVAGPGLTGLVSAVAPGGTVLVYGAVSGLPTPYPGFELGMPAVSLRTYTMPETTRDPERLRRARAFVESGLRTGYVEAAVDRTFALDDIVAAHQAMEAGHQVGKIVVTVPR from the coding sequence ATGAGCAAGGCCAGGACGGTGCGGTTCCACGAGTACGGCGGTCCGGAGGTGCTCCGGATCGAGGACCTGGAGGTGGGCGACCCGGGCCCCGGTGAGGTTCTGCTGCGCGTGGAGGCCATCGGCCTCAACCGTGCCGAGGCGCTCTTCCGGTCGGGCACCTACATCGAGCCCGCCCGAAGCTTCCCCGCCCGCATCGGACTCGAGGCCGCCGGAGTCGTCGAAGCCGTCGGAGAGGGCGTGGTCGGGTTCACGGCCGGGCAGTCGGTCAGCGTCGTGCCCTCCTTCTCCATGAACGACCACGGCGTCTACGCCGAGCGCGCGATCGTCCCCGCGTCCTCCCTCGTCCCCCGCCCCGAGGGGCTCGGCCCCGTCGAGGGTGCCGCCGTGTGGATGCCGTACGTCACGGCGTACGGCGGCCTCGTCGAGGTCGGCGGGATGCGCGCGGGCGACACCGTCGTCCTCACCGGGGCCTCCAGCAGCGTCGGACTGGCCGCGATCAGGACCGCGCACCGCATCGGCGCCACACCCGTCGCCACCACCCGCACCCGGGCCAAGAAGGACGCCCTGCTCAAGGCCGGGGCGGCCGAGGTGATCGTCACCGACGAGGAGGACGTCGCCGAGCGCGTCCGGGACCTCACCGGCGGGCGCGGCGCCGACCTCGCCTTCGACGGCGTCGCGGGACCCGGTCTCACCGGCCTCGTCAGCGCCGTCGCCCCCGGCGGCACCGTGCTGGTCTACGGAGCCGTGAGCGGGCTGCCCACCCCGTACCCCGGCTTCGAGCTCGGAATGCCCGCCGTCTCCCTCCGCACCTACACGATGCCGGAGACGACGAGGGACCCGGAGCGGCTGCGCCGGGCCCGCGCCTTCGTCGAGTCCGGGCTGCGCACCGGGTACGTCGAAGCGGCCGTCGACCGGACCTTCGCGCTCGACGACATCGTCGCCGCGCACCAGGCCATGGAGGCCGGCCACCAGGTGGGCAAGATCGTCGTGACCGTGCCCCGGTAG
- a CDS encoding ArsR/SmtB family transcription factor codes for MRAETGTGRRDRVPPHPDLGEIGLQQVLEALVDPVRRRIVAELYAAGEELACGTIELPVGKSTATHHFHVLREAGLIRQHYAGTSRMNSLRHEEFEERFPGLLRAVVTAHDQG; via the coding sequence ATGAGAGCAGAGACAGGCACCGGCCGACGGGACCGCGTCCCACCCCACCCCGACCTGGGCGAGATCGGCCTGCAGCAGGTCCTGGAGGCGCTGGTCGACCCGGTCAGGCGACGGATCGTCGCCGAGCTGTACGCGGCGGGCGAGGAGCTGGCCTGCGGGACCATCGAGCTCCCGGTCGGCAAGTCCACGGCCACCCACCACTTCCACGTCCTGCGCGAAGCCGGCCTCATCCGCCAGCACTACGCCGGCACCTCACGCATGAACTCCCTGCGCCACGAGGAGTTCGAGGAGCGCTTCCCGGGACTCCTGCGGGCCGTGGTGACCGCTCACGACCAGGGGTAG